From Staphylothermus hellenicus DSM 12710, a single genomic window includes:
- a CDS encoding winged helix-turn-helix domain-containing protein gives MSKVDDVKRRIYIYLLTSDEPRSVREIAEALNMAPSTVHYHLKKMVEDGIVKKASRGYTINKLISIEGYIIIHRKIIPRLFVYSLFFLGLTIGSIIEIVLDKNINMDRILLLISSISAFTLLLYESVNAWRKL, from the coding sequence TTGAGCAAAGTAGATGATGTCAAGCGAAGAATATATATTTACTTGCTTACCTCAGATGAGCCTAGAAGTGTTAGGGAGATAGCTGAAGCACTAAATATGGCGCCAAGCACAGTTCATTATCACTTAAAGAAAATGGTTGAGGATGGAATAGTTAAGAAAGCTTCTAGAGGATATACGATCAATAAATTGATTAGTATTGAGGGATACATTATTATTCATAGAAAAATTATTCCGAGACTCTTTGTTTACTCATTATTCTTCCTGGGCTTAACTATTGGGAGCATTATAGAGATAGTACTGGATAAAAATATCAATATGGATCGAATACTGCTACTCATATCTTCGATTTCCGCATTCACACTCCTATTATATGAGAGTGTGAATGCTTGGAGAAAACTATGA
- a CDS encoding XdhC family protein, with the protein MAENIIIYKKIVEELEKRNPVALATIVNKEGSGPRDPGSSLVYTVDGVKIGTIGGGHIEKIIIEEAKKALQEGKPRKIKLALRRENIPPDAIKTNQLCGGIVEVFINVINPPPRLIITGGGNVGKPIADIANILGYKIIIIDTNPKLANKERFPYAEKVLAGNIVEKLESIKYSPFDIVVIAYGEVETDYQSLKTLVKNKFPGHIWALCSRTRATWMLKRLVEEENIELDNIVDKLHMPAGLDIGSDTPAEIAISILSEIICVLKKCNIPVKSMNIARIWWETYKKDKSKTKHE; encoded by the coding sequence ATGGCAGAGAACATAATAATTTATAAAAAGATCGTTGAAGAACTTGAAAAAAGAAACCCAGTAGCACTAGCAACAATCGTAAATAAAGAAGGAAGCGGGCCAAGAGATCCGGGTTCAAGCCTAGTTTACACAGTAGATGGAGTCAAAATAGGAACTATAGGTGGAGGACATATCGAGAAAATAATTATTGAAGAAGCCAAGAAAGCCTTACAGGAAGGGAAACCTAGAAAAATAAAGCTTGCACTTAGAAGAGAAAATATTCCCCCAGACGCGATCAAGACAAACCAGCTATGCGGAGGAATCGTAGAAGTGTTTATAAACGTAATAAATCCTCCTCCAAGACTAATAATAACAGGCGGAGGAAACGTTGGCAAACCAATAGCTGATATAGCAAACATATTGGGTTACAAAATAATAATTATAGACACCAATCCTAAACTAGCCAATAAAGAAAGATTCCCCTATGCTGAAAAAGTCTTAGCTGGAAACATAGTAGAAAAACTAGAATCAATTAAATACTCACCATTCGATATAGTTGTTATTGCATATGGAGAAGTAGAAACAGATTATCAATCACTAAAAACACTAGTAAAGAACAAATTCCCAGGACACATATGGGCACTATGCAGTAGAACCCGTGCAACATGGATGCTTAAACGACTCGTCGAAGAAGAAAATATTGAACTAGACAACATAGTAGATAAACTACACATGCCCGCCGGGTTAGACATAGGAAGCGACACACCCGCAGAAATAGCCATAAGCATATTATCAGAAATTATATGTGTTCTGAAAAAATGCAACATACCCGTTAAATCAATGAATATAGCTAGAATATGGTGGGAGACCTATAAAAAAGATAAATCTAAGACAAAACATGAGTAG
- a CDS encoding type II toxin-antitoxin system VapC family toxin, with protein MEGEKVVVDASVIVKWFVEEKYSREAWLLRDAYVDGLIDINAPSLLPYEVLNALKYSGAFGEDELKKIGEALDDFQFTLYDLKGELSMKSIEIAMRKGITVYDASYVALAMMLNTKLYTADEELIRKTSDLGLVKHISQFRI; from the coding sequence ATGGAGGGAGAGAAGGTAGTAGTTGATGCCTCAGTTATTGTTAAATGGTTCGTTGAAGAGAAGTATAGTCGTGAGGCATGGTTGCTGAGAGATGCATATGTTGATGGACTAATAGATATCAATGCACCATCACTACTACCTTACGAGGTGTTAAACGCACTAAAATACTCCGGCGCCTTTGGTGAGGATGAGCTTAAGAAGATAGGTGAAGCCCTTGACGACTTCCAGTTCACATTATACGATCTAAAAGGTGAACTCTCGATGAAAAGTATTGAGATAGCGATGAGAAAGGGAATAACAGTATATGATGCTTCATATGTTGCATTGGCCATGATGCTTAATACAAAACTATATACGGCTGATGAGGAACTTATTAGAAAAACAAGCGATCTAGGCCTTGTTAAGCATATTTCACAGTTCAGAATATAA